In a genomic window of Shouchella clausii:
- a CDS encoding DUF445 domain-containing protein, with protein MHWIWLVLLLAVVGAIVGAATNALAIRMLFRPHRAYSIGKWQLPFTPGLLPRRQKELAVQLGNIVANHLLTAEGLGKKFGSTAFAAELTNWLKKQLASWLRSERTVESILKQLFQADIGRERLVVQSKSWLKDRLKRYLQKNKEVPIKSVVPQELQDRLTDWLPEASALLLKRATAYIDSEKGEQRIGAMVRQFLSTKGKVGSMVSMFFSADKLTEYVLPEIKKFLQDEQTKETVQSLLQSEWHRMLNRPLASFQAENYVDQLVDKAAEELEGKIPVLNWYNAPLRTWTTPYAEPLVERGVPVIVGMVTAYMEQHIADILSKLRLEEVIEAQVASFSMAHLEKLIMNITRRELHMITLLGGLIGGIVGLVQAVIVHFFY; from the coding sequence GTGCACTGGATATGGTTAGTACTTTTACTCGCCGTCGTCGGCGCTATTGTGGGTGCGGCGACCAACGCCCTTGCAATCCGCATGTTATTCCGTCCCCATCGGGCATACTCAATCGGCAAATGGCAACTTCCTTTCACACCTGGCTTACTGCCTCGTCGACAAAAGGAACTTGCCGTCCAACTTGGCAATATTGTCGCCAATCATTTGCTTACAGCTGAGGGGCTCGGCAAAAAATTTGGCAGTACCGCTTTTGCGGCTGAACTAACCAATTGGCTTAAAAAACAGCTTGCGAGCTGGCTTAGGAGCGAACGAACCGTTGAGTCGATTCTAAAGCAGCTGTTTCAAGCAGATATTGGCCGTGAACGGCTTGTCGTCCAATCCAAATCATGGCTGAAGGATCGCCTCAAACGCTATTTACAAAAAAACAAAGAAGTGCCTATTAAAAGCGTCGTCCCACAAGAATTGCAGGATCGTTTGACGGACTGGCTTCCAGAGGCGTCAGCCTTGTTGTTAAAACGGGCAACAGCGTATATTGACAGTGAAAAAGGCGAACAACGGATTGGTGCAATGGTGAGGCAGTTCTTGTCGACAAAAGGAAAAGTCGGCAGCATGGTATCCATGTTTTTTTCTGCTGATAAGTTGACGGAATATGTGTTGCCTGAAATTAAAAAATTCCTTCAGGACGAACAGACAAAAGAAACGGTGCAAAGCCTGCTTCAAAGTGAGTGGCACCGTATGCTCAACCGACCGCTCGCTTCTTTTCAGGCAGAGAACTATGTCGATCAGTTGGTCGATAAAGCTGCAGAAGAGCTTGAAGGCAAGATACCTGTTCTAAATTGGTATAACGCACCTTTGCGTACATGGACAACTCCTTATGCAGAACCGCTCGTTGAACGGGGTGTCCCTGTCATTGTCGGCATGGTGACGGCTTACATGGAACAACATATTGCTGATATCCTTAGCAAGCTCCGCCTGGAGGAAGTGATTGAAGCGCAAGTAGCCTCGTTCTCAATGGCGCATTTAGAAAAATTAATTATGAACATTACGAGACGGGAGTTGCACATGATTACCCTTCTCGGCGGCTTGATTGGCGGAATCGTTGGCCTCGTTCAAGCCGTTATCGTACATTTTTTCTATTAA
- a CDS encoding YheE family protein, translated as MLVHFQYKPLSVHGRKQKWSFSCYFEGRFVAGTYHHDGSILWQNAPHDINKQLQLEKSIHDLMLYHVYEAEQHI; from the coding sequence GTGCTTGTCCATTTCCAATACAAGCCTCTTTCTGTCCACGGCCGTAAACAAAAATGGAGTTTTTCTTGCTATTTTGAAGGGCGCTTTGTCGCTGGCACATATCACCATGATGGCTCGATTTTGTGGCAAAACGCCCCTCATGACATAAATAAACAATTGCAATTAGAAAAATCAATCCATGATTTAATGCTTTACCATGTGTATGAAGCAGAACAGCATATTTAA